Genomic window (Dictyoglomus thermophilum H-6-12):
AATGTGGTGTTGGTCTTGAGAATTTTGGAGATATCAAACCTGGAGACATTTTAGAAGTCTATGTTTTACAGCAAGTTCAATAAAAAATGTTGATAGGAGTTTGTAGAGTCATCATATCAATACCCGAGAGTTTCTCTCTAAAAGAAAAGAGAAAAGTTAAAAGGAGTATTGTGGACAAAGTAAGATCAAAATTTAATGTCTCTATAGCAGAAGTAGACTCTCAGGAGATATGGAATGAATTAGTCCTTGGAATAAGTATAGTTTCAACAGAATCAAAATATATCTATGAGGTAATGTCAGAAATAATAAAATTAATAGAAGAGCAAAAAGATACAGAACTAATAGACTACGAAATTGACATTTTATGAGGCAGGGAGTGATTCCAATGAGACAGAGACAAGAAAGATTGAGTGCCCTAATAAGAGAGGAAATAAGTGAAATTTTACTTAGGAGAGTAAAAGACCCGAGAATATCTTCCTTTTTAGTAATAACAGAGGTAAAGATGAGTAAAGATTTAAGATATGCACATATATATGTGAGCGTATACGGATCTGAAGAGGAAAAGAAACAAACAATGCAAGGGTTGGAGAGTGCAAAAGGCTTTATAAGAAGTGAACTTGGAAAAGATTTAAGAATAAGATTTGTCCCCGAAATATTTTTTGAACTCGACGATTCTCTTGAAAAAGGCGATAGGATTTTAAGGAAACTTAAAGAGTTGGGGCTTGAAGATGAACAAGACTCAGAGTAAATTACTAACATCGCTAAAAGCAATAATTGAAAATAATCAGGATTTTATTCTATTTACTCATAGTAATCCTGATGGGGATGCTATAGGCTCTATATTAGCCTTTTATTATCTTCTTGAGGAACTAAATAAAAATCCGACAATTTATATGAATACCCCTCTTCCTTATTTTTATGAGTTTTTGATTAAGAAAGAGCTTAGACTTGTGAAAGATGTAAACAGAAAATATAAAGTAGGAATAGTTTTTGACTCTGGCGATAAAAATAGAATTAGTGAGACCTTTGATGTAAAAGAAAAAGTAGAAATTCTTGTAAATATAGATCATCATCCCACCAACAATAATTTTGGTGATATAAATATTGTCGATCCCAAAGCGGCCTCTGTTACTGAGATATTATATGAAATCATAAGAAAGCTAAAATACGAAATTTCACTCAATGTTGCTGAATGTATTCTCACTGGCTTAATAACCGACACTGGGAGTTTTAGATTTTCAAATACGAGCTACAAATCCCTAAAAATAGCAAGTGAACTTGTAAAAAAAGGAGCTAATATATCTAAAATCTCAAAAGAAATATATGAAAAAAGGAGAATGTCATCTTTAAAGCTTATGGGAATTTCTTTATCTAGGTTGCAGTTATATAAAAACATAGGTTGGAGTTTTATTGAAGAAGAAGATCTAAAGAATAACAATGCCTCTCATGAGGACATAGAAGGAATAATAGATCTTTTAAGAACTTTAAGAGAAGCAGATATTGTAGTACTATTTTATCCTTATAACAAAGAAAGAGTAAAAGTAAGCCTAAGATCTAAAAAAGATAAAATAGATGTGGGTAAATTAGCTCTTAAGTTTGGTGGCGGAGGACATAAGGAGGCAGCAGGTTTTCAAATAAATAGAAATGAAATAAATTCATATCAAGATTTTATTAAAAAAATCGATGAATATATAAACTCCGATGAATGGGTTTTTACTTATAAATAAACCACCTGGAATAACCTCTTTTGAAGTAGTAAGAAGGGTAAAAAAGCTTTCGAAAGAAAAAAAAGTAGGACACATGGGAACGTTAGATCCCAGAGCTTGTGGCCTGTTAATAATTGGATTAGGAAAATATGTAAGGTTAGAAGAATATCTTTTGAAACTCCCTAAGACTTATATTGTAGAGGTACTATTTGGCGTTTCAAGCGATACTTATGACCGAGAATCCTACAGATTTTTTTACGATAAAGAAGAAAAACCAGTGAATACTGAAATATTGGAAGAAACTTTGAAAAAATATTTCACAGGCGAAATAGAGCAAACACCTCCCCCCTACTCTGCTGTTCATATCGAAGGAGAAAGAGCTTATAATTTGGCAAGAAAAAACATCTCAGTAAGTCTTCCAAAAAGGAAAGTTACTATATATGAATCCGAGA
Coding sequences:
- a CDS encoding DUF503 domain-containing protein encodes the protein MLIGVCRVIISIPESFSLKEKRKVKRSIVDKVRSKFNVSIAEVDSQEIWNELVLGISIVSTESKYIYEVMSEIIKLIEEQKDTELIDYEIDIL
- the rbfA gene encoding 30S ribosome-binding factor RbfA; the encoded protein is MRQRQERLSALIREEISEILLRRVKDPRISSFLVITEVKMSKDLRYAHIYVSVYGSEEEKKQTMQGLESAKGFIRSELGKDLRIRFVPEIFFELDDSLEKGDRILRKLKELGLEDEQDSE
- the truB gene encoding tRNA pseudouridine(55) synthase TruB, yielding MNGFLLINKPPGITSFEVVRRVKKLSKEKKVGHMGTLDPRACGLLIIGLGKYVRLEEYLLKLPKTYIVEVLFGVSSDTYDRESYRFFYDKEEKPVNTEILEETLKKYFTGEIEQTPPPYSAVHIEGERAYNLARKNISVSLPKRKVTIYESEILNFDKTRNTALIRFKVSSGTYIRSLVHDIGEKLNTKTLVSFLVRTDIGHLSVNDSIPYNKIKEGITKKLLSPLEVLDFPVYKTSEEEEKKILNGNAIEARLSTIESPYISIINSQGRFIAVGKVSGNIIKPDKVFPQNEV
- a CDS encoding DHH family phosphoesterase, whose product is MNKTQSKLLTSLKAIIENNQDFILFTHSNPDGDAIGSILAFYYLLEELNKNPTIYMNTPLPYFYEFLIKKELRLVKDVNRKYKVGIVFDSGDKNRISETFDVKEKVEILVNIDHHPTNNNFGDINIVDPKAASVTEILYEIIRKLKYEISLNVAECILTGLITDTGSFRFSNTSYKSLKIASELVKKGANISKISKEIYEKRRMSSLKLMGISLSRLQLYKNIGWSFIEEEDLKNNNASHEDIEGIIDLLRTLREADIVVLFYPYNKERVKVSLRSKKDKIDVGKLALKFGGGGHKEAAGFQINRNEINSYQDFIKKIDEYINSDEWVFTYK